The Flavobacteriales bacterium genome includes a region encoding these proteins:
- a CDS encoding TlpA family protein disulfide reductase, which yields MKKISILAIIALLTLGSFAFPWPPKWKKAKEHTALKVGLNIGDTAPELAFKDPNGKVRKLSDLRGKIVLIDFWASWCGPCRRENPNVVSAYNKYNKTKFKSAKGFEVYSVSLDRNKANWINAIAQDGLVWDNHVSDLLFWSSEAAKIYQVNSIPMSYLIDENGVIIGKNLRGDNLHIAIDKLLK from the coding sequence ATGAAAAAAATAAGCATTTTAGCGATCATTGCTCTTTTGACTTTAGGAAGCTTTGCCTTTCCTTGGCCACCTAAGTGGAAAAAAGCGAAAGAACATACAGCACTTAAAGTTGGATTAAATATTGGGGATACAGCTCCTGAATTGGCTTTTAAAGATCCTAATGGGAAAGTAAGAAAGCTTTCTGATTTAAGAGGAAAGATTGTTCTTATTGACTTTTGGGCTTCTTGGTGTGGTCCATGTAGAAGGGAAAATCCTAATGTTGTAAGTGCCTACAATAAATACAACAAAACTAAATTTAAATCAGCAAAAGGTTTTGAGGTTTACAGTGTTTCTTTGGATAGAAATAAAGCCAATTGGATCAATGCTATTGCTCAGGATGGTTTGGTTTGGGACAATCATGTTTCTGACCTTTTATTCTGGAGCAGTGAAGCTGCTAAAATTTATCAGGTAAACTCAATTCCAATGAGTTATTTAATCGATGAAAATGGAGTAATTATTGGTAAGAATTTAAGAGGAGACAATTTACACATTGCGATTGACAAATTATTAAAGTAA
- the murA gene encoding UDP-N-acetylglucosamine 1-carboxyvinyltransferase, whose amino-acid sequence MGSFEIHGGNKLKGEITPQGAKNEALQVLNAVLLTPEKVIISNLPDIIDVNKLINLLQALGVKVEKLDKGKYSFQADEIDVDYMLTEEFKEKGGGLRGSIMIVGPLLARFGKGYIPKPGGDKIGRRRLDTHFLGFQKLGAEFNYDSKTNFFKAEAKQLKGTYMLLDEASVTGTANIVMTAVMAEGTTTIYNAACEPYLQQLCKMLNSMGAKIKGVGSNLLTIEGVKELKGCEHRVLPDMIEIGSFIGLAAMTQSEITIKDVSYENLGQIPEVFKRLGIKLERRGDDIYIPSQENYEIETFIDGSVMTIADAPWPGFTPDLLSIILVVATQAKGSVLIHQKMFESRLFFTDKLIDMGAQIILCDPHRANVIGLNRSTALRGINMTSPDIRAGVSLLIAALSAEGTSIISNIEQIDRGYEDIELRLNNLGADIRRI is encoded by the coding sequence ATGGGATCTTTTGAAATACACGGAGGAAATAAATTAAAGGGAGAAATTACTCCTCAAGGAGCAAAAAATGAGGCATTACAAGTTTTGAATGCTGTTTTATTAACTCCTGAAAAAGTAATCATTAGTAATTTACCTGACATCATTGATGTTAATAAACTGATTAATCTTTTACAGGCTCTAGGTGTAAAGGTTGAGAAATTAGATAAAGGAAAGTATAGCTTTCAAGCTGATGAAATTGATGTTGACTATATGTTGACAGAGGAATTTAAAGAGAAAGGTGGAGGATTAAGAGGTTCTATTATGATTGTTGGACCACTTTTAGCTCGTTTTGGAAAAGGGTATATTCCTAAGCCTGGCGGAGATAAAATTGGACGAAGAAGATTAGACACGCACTTTTTAGGGTTTCAAAAATTGGGTGCTGAATTTAATTACGATAGTAAAACGAACTTTTTCAAAGCTGAAGCTAAACAACTGAAAGGAACTTATATGTTGTTGGATGAGGCTTCTGTAACTGGAACTGCCAATATTGTGATGACTGCTGTAATGGCTGAAGGAACAACAACGATTTACAATGCTGCATGTGAGCCTTATTTACAGCAATTGTGTAAGATGTTGAATAGCATGGGCGCAAAAATTAAAGGTGTAGGTTCTAATTTATTGACAATCGAAGGGGTAAAAGAATTGAAAGGATGTGAACATAGAGTCCTTCCAGACATGATTGAAATTGGAAGTTTTATAGGATTGGCAGCTATGACACAATCTGAAATTACCATTAAAGATGTCTCGTATGAAAATTTAGGTCAAATCCCTGAAGTTTTCAAAAGACTAGGGATTAAATTGGAACGTAGAGGTGATGACATTTATATTCCTTCTCAAGAAAACTATGAAATAGAAACTTTTATTGATGGATCTGTAATGACTATTGCTGATGCTCCATGGCCTGGTTTTACTCCTGACCTTTTGAGTATCATCTTGGTAGTAGCAACACAAGCTAAAGGAAGTGTTTTAATTCACCAAAAAATGTTTGAGAGTCGTTTATTCTTTACTGATAAATTGATTGATATGGGAGCTCAAATTATTCTTTGTGATCCACATAGAGCCAATGTGATAGGACTAAACCGTTCGACTGCTTTAAGAGGGATTAACATGACTTCTCCTGATATTAGAGCTGGGGTTTCTCTATTGATTGCTGCGTTATCTGCTGAGGGAACGAGTATCATCAGCAACATTGAGCAAATTGACCGTGGATATGAAGATATTGAATTGCGTTTAAATAACTTGGGGGCTGATATTAGAAGAATTTAG
- the sulP gene encoding sulfate permease, which produces MRLLKKYLPILTWLPNYTRKDFLADLPAGLTVGVMLIPQGIAYALIAKLPPIYGLYAALLPQIIYAIFGTSRQLAVGPVAMDSLIVAAGITAIANVSEEQYIFMAIALAFMMGAIQFILGVFRLGFLVSFLSRPVISGFTSAAAIIIGLNQVKHLFGTEIERSNQIHILLYNTLQKVTEINLPTFLIGIITIVLIVVIKKINKKIPTALVVVVLGIIVVQFFGLDAYGVKIVKDIPEGLPGFSIPTIDMKFFSELFTLAATLALIAFMEAISVAKAVEERHDDYKVDPNQELIALGLGNIVGAMFQSYPTTGGFSRTAVNDESGARTNMAAVISAAVVALTLLFLTPLFYYLPKSVLAAIIMVAVYGLIDFKYPKELWNYKKDDLLMLITTFIVTLTIGIKEGILMGVLLSLVLLIYRSARPHIAQCEQIEGTNYYRNKNRFDNVNQNPEVLIIRLDGQLYFANIEYFKDQLFKMIAAKGKDLKIIVWNAEAVNHIDSSAVLMLRNLIAELREKDLLFAVAGANGPVRDILFKSGLAEDITKELMFAEVQKALECIESDTHADLQKKCKQIALQRN; this is translated from the coding sequence ATGCGTTTACTAAAAAAATATCTTCCTATTTTAACCTGGTTACCCAACTACACTAGAAAAGATTTTTTGGCCGATTTACCAGCTGGGTTAACAGTAGGAGTAATGTTAATACCACAAGGAATTGCTTATGCTTTAATAGCGAAGTTACCACCGATTTATGGGCTCTATGCAGCGTTGTTGCCACAAATTATTTATGCTATTTTCGGAACCTCTCGACAATTAGCAGTTGGACCAGTAGCAATGGACTCTTTAATTGTCGCAGCCGGAATAACTGCCATCGCAAATGTCTCGGAAGAGCAATACATTTTTATGGCTATTGCGCTAGCTTTTATGATGGGAGCGATTCAGTTTATTTTGGGAGTATTTAGATTAGGCTTCCTAGTGAGCTTTCTTTCTCGACCAGTCATTAGTGGGTTTACCTCTGCGGCAGCAATAATAATAGGACTCAATCAAGTCAAACATTTATTTGGAACAGAAATAGAACGAAGTAATCAAATACATATCTTGCTGTACAATACCCTCCAAAAAGTAACAGAAATAAACCTCCCTACATTTCTTATTGGAATCATTACAATTGTTTTAATTGTAGTAATCAAAAAAATAAATAAAAAAATACCTACAGCCCTAGTAGTAGTAGTCCTAGGGATAATAGTCGTACAATTTTTTGGTTTAGATGCTTATGGCGTAAAAATAGTAAAAGATATACCAGAAGGATTGCCTGGTTTTAGTATTCCTACCATTGATATGAAGTTTTTCTCAGAGCTATTTACGCTGGCTGCAACCTTGGCATTAATTGCTTTTATGGAAGCAATATCTGTAGCAAAGGCCGTTGAAGAACGACATGACGATTATAAAGTTGACCCCAATCAAGAACTGATTGCCTTAGGTTTAGGTAATATTGTTGGAGCGATGTTCCAATCTTATCCCACTACAGGAGGCTTTTCAAGAACGGCAGTCAACGATGAATCTGGTGCCAGAACTAATATGGCAGCTGTAATTTCGGCAGCTGTAGTAGCACTAACACTATTATTTTTAACTCCTTTATTTTATTATTTACCGAAAAGTGTTTTAGCAGCAATTATTATGGTTGCAGTCTATGGTTTAATCGATTTTAAATACCCAAAAGAACTTTGGAACTATAAGAAAGATGACTTGTTGATGTTAATCACAACATTTATAGTAACGTTAACAATCGGAATAAAAGAAGGTATTTTAATGGGAGTACTGTTATCATTAGTATTGTTAATTTATCGAAGTGCTAGACCACATATTGCACAATGCGAACAAATAGAAGGCACAAACTATTATAGAAATAAAAATAGATTTGATAATGTTAATCAAAATCCAGAAGTGTTAATCATTCGGTTAGATGGGCAGTTGTATTTTGCAAATATTGAATATTTTAAAGATCAATTATTTAAAATGATAGCAGCAAAAGGAAAAGACTTAAAAATTATCGTTTGGAATGCAGAAGCTGTCAACCATATTGATTCAAGTGCTGTGCTCATGCTTCGAAATTTAATTGCAGAATTGAGAGAAAAAGACTTGCTGTTTGCTGTAGCGGGAGCCAATGGCCCTGTTCGTGATATTCTTTTTAAAAGTGGCCTGGCAGAAGATATTACAAAAGAACTCATGTTTGCAGAAGTTCAAAAAGCCTTAGAGTGCATCGAATCGGACACACATGCCGATTTACAGAAAAAATGTAAGCAAATTGCTTTGCAACGTAATTAA
- a CDS encoding DUF4290 domain-containing protein, with translation MDNITSLEYNTERPQMTIPEYGRNVQNMINHCLTIVDKEERNKCAQAIITVMGQVNPQLKDVEDYDHKLWDHLFIMSNFQLDVDSPYPKPSADFFEKKPEKIPYPHRKIKYGHYGAIMEDLIAAAVKLEDGEEKTFLIKRIANLLKTSYLLWNRNTVNDEVIVRHLEEYSKGQLTINPEELTDTKEILSHFKKNYNISNPISTSNNRKRNKKNKSNYRRK, from the coding sequence ATGGACAACATCACTTCACTAGAATATAATACTGAACGCCCTCAAATGACCATTCCTGAATATGGGAGGAACGTTCAAAATATGATTAACCATTGCTTAACTATTGTTGATAAGGAAGAAAGAAACAAATGTGCTCAAGCTATTATTACGGTTATGGGGCAAGTTAATCCTCAACTAAAAGATGTGGAGGATTATGATCATAAATTATGGGATCATTTATTTATCATGTCTAATTTCCAATTAGATGTGGATTCTCCTTACCCAAAGCCTTCTGCAGATTTTTTTGAGAAGAAACCAGAAAAAATTCCTTACCCTCATCGAAAAATCAAATATGGGCATTATGGAGCGATTATGGAGGACTTAATTGCCGCTGCAGTGAAATTAGAAGATGGAGAAGAAAAAACATTCTTAATTAAACGTATTGCTAACCTTTTAAAGACCTCTTATTTACTTTGGAATAGAAACACGGTAAATGATGAAGTTATCGTAAGACATTTAGAAGAATACTCTAAAGGACAATTAACGATTAACCCAGAGGAATTAACGGATACTAAAGAAATATTGAGCCACTTTAAGAAAAACTATAATATTAGCAACCCTATTAGTACGAGCAACAATCGTAAGAGAAACAAGAAAAACAAATCTAACTACAGAAGAAAGTAA
- a CDS encoding DUF983 domain-containing protein: MLQKRLYSIFKHKCPRCHQGEFFESKNPYNLKKAGNIRESCSHCGLKYSPELGFYYGAMYVSYALGIAMFVAVWVALLVLYPSYTPMLLISLLFVSLIILGPYLYALSKIIWANLFFHYEEEYAQKEIKQTNDTTETKG; the protein is encoded by the coding sequence ATGTTACAAAAGAGACTATACAGTATATTTAAACATAAATGTCCTCGTTGCCATCAAGGTGAATTTTTTGAATCTAAAAACCCTTATAACCTCAAAAAGGCTGGGAATATTAGAGAGTCTTGTTCGCATTGTGGGTTAAAATATTCTCCTGAATTAGGGTTTTATTATGGAGCCATGTATGTTTCCTATGCTCTTGGTATAGCGATGTTTGTAGCTGTTTGGGTAGCTTTATTGGTTTTGTATCCATCTTATACACCAATGTTATTAATTTCTTTATTATTTGTTTCATTAATTATTTTAGGACCTTATCTTTATGCTTTATCTAAAATAATTTGGGCCAATTTGTTTTTTCACTATGAAGAAGAGTATGCTCAAAAAGAAATAAAGCAGACAAATGATACTACAGAAACTAAAGGATAA
- a CDS encoding response regulator transcription factor, protein MIGGVIIDDETKSREVLKFLLNELEKEIFILGEANSVKTGVELIQTKRPQVVFLDVEMLDGTGFNLLEELSEINFKLIFITAYDSYAIQAFKYSAVDYILKPIDTEELESAVDRTIQLIEKEISNNYQIKALLNNISHDTKKQVAISSSNKINIVNEDEVVCLLADGNYTEVIVDNIPKIISTKPLKYFNNVFENNGDFFRISKSCIVNKRYIRAFNKAKSSIELYNEMELEVSRRRKKDFIQELNMI, encoded by the coding sequence ATGATAGGAGGAGTGATTATTGATGACGAAACAAAGTCAAGAGAAGTATTAAAGTTTTTATTAAATGAATTAGAAAAAGAAATTTTCATTCTTGGAGAAGCAAATTCTGTAAAAACGGGAGTTGAACTCATTCAAACGAAAAGGCCCCAAGTTGTTTTTTTAGATGTAGAGATGCTCGATGGAACAGGGTTTAACTTATTAGAAGAACTTTCTGAAATTAATTTTAAGTTAATCTTTATTACCGCATACGATAGCTATGCTATTCAAGCCTTTAAATATAGTGCTGTTGATTATATCCTAAAGCCAATTGATACAGAAGAGTTGGAGTCTGCTGTTGACAGAACAATTCAACTGATCGAAAAAGAGATTTCCAATAATTATCAAATTAAGGCCTTGCTCAACAACATTAGTCATGATACCAAAAAACAAGTAGCGATATCTAGTTCTAATAAGATTAATATTGTGAACGAAGACGAAGTCGTTTGTTTACTTGCCGATGGAAACTACACAGAAGTAATCGTAGATAATATTCCTAAAATTATTTCAACAAAACCCTTAAAGTATTTTAACAATGTCTTTGAAAACAATGGCGACTTCTTTAGAATTAGTAAGTCATGTATTGTCAATAAAAGATACATTAGAGCCTTTAATAAAGCTAAAAGTTCTATCGAGTTATACAATGAAATGGAGCTTGAAGTTTCTCGACGAAGAAAAAAAGATTTTATACAAGAACTCAATATGATCTAA
- a CDS encoding TIGR01777 family oxidoreductase, whose amino-acid sequence MKVLITGGSGLIGSRLTELLLANNIEVVHLTRSAHSKFGIKTYEWDWKQKKIDENCFQGVTDIVHLAGAGIADKPWTMRRKHEIIQSRVNTAKLLFDKVKELQIPIKSYISASGIGYYGAVNSDKVFSEQDQPHDDFIAKSCVYWENSADLFQEIGARVVKLRTGVVLAKDKGALAKMDKTVKLGIGAPIGTGKQAVPWIHIHDIANLYYQVLQNKEYKGVYNAVAPEFADNEMLTKTIAKTLNKKMFLPNVPGFVLRTIYGELSDVVLKGSAVSAEKLLKSGFEFQYPILTDALENIYKK is encoded by the coding sequence ATGAAAGTATTGATAACTGGTGGATCAGGTCTTATTGGAAGTCGTTTGACAGAATTATTATTAGCGAATAACATCGAAGTCGTACATCTAACGCGTTCAGCACATTCAAAATTTGGGATTAAAACCTACGAGTGGGATTGGAAACAAAAGAAAATAGATGAAAACTGTTTTCAAGGTGTTACAGATATTGTTCATTTGGCTGGAGCAGGAATTGCTGATAAACCATGGACAATGCGTCGAAAGCATGAAATAATTCAAAGTCGTGTAAATACAGCAAAGTTGTTGTTTGATAAAGTAAAAGAATTACAAATACCAATCAAATCTTATATATCTGCTTCAGGTATTGGATATTATGGTGCGGTTAATTCAGATAAAGTTTTCTCAGAACAAGACCAGCCTCATGACGATTTTATCGCTAAGAGTTGTGTTTATTGGGAAAATAGTGCAGATTTATTTCAAGAGATTGGCGCAAGAGTCGTCAAATTAAGAACAGGTGTTGTTTTGGCAAAAGATAAAGGCGCATTAGCAAAAATGGATAAAACAGTAAAGTTAGGAATCGGAGCTCCAATTGGAACAGGAAAACAAGCTGTTCCTTGGATACATATTCACGATATTGCTAACCTTTATTATCAAGTATTGCAAAATAAAGAATACAAAGGGGTCTATAATGCTGTAGCACCAGAGTTTGCAGATAATGAAATGTTGACCAAAACAATTGCAAAAACATTGAATAAAAAAATGTTTTTACCCAATGTACCAGGTTTTGTGTTGAGAACAATATATGGAGAATTGTCGGATGTAGTGCTAAAAGGAAGTGCCGTTTCAGCAGAAAAACTGTTAAAATCGGGCTTTGAATTTCAATACCCAATTTTAACAGATGCCTTAGAAAATATTTATAAAAAATAG
- a CDS encoding T9SS type A sorting domain-containing protein translates to MKIKLILFSSLFSAITFAQNLRGKAEVMVMESERPSNVRFGNVQAYDSNNKLINSVLTDEEGNYSMDFKDTGTYHLKVMYAGYEVEEEVIKITEDQVNDFSLNKDASKKARVLEEKEYKLDTRYMGEVAYLSNNNAQVHNITKGKGLTAGEINDFAKWQLWNDYLKSDLLKYQKVWKLNPQARFTVQVLNTEKNPVVGATIKLFDKGNSVIWEAISDNTGKAELWGKLNDITVETGKIEVSYLGLTKEIKRPKLFTKGINKIKLDIDCGATSNEVEIAFLIDATGSMGDEINFIKRDLNQVMYKAQNLFKGVNIKYGSVFYRDKTEDYMTKHKDFTNVLSEALVFIDDQYAKGGGDMPEALDEGLAVAIDQLSWSENARTKLLFVILDAPAHSDENTIQRLEKLARKAAKKGIKIVPITGSGINKSGEYLMRSLALCTNGTYLFLTDHSGIGVAHIKPTVDEFDVQLLTERLTNVIKTAVYYPECDEITPHLPLNYPDSVVNYTLDQGQVYVDADTLGHSDSTRRDSSRVTQRENSIETIEWKFYPNPTRDYVTVETSEEIEFIYVTDLSGKLLQKVEFNGARNTRIYLGDYPVGIYLLRYPIGKQWVTGKVVLAR, encoded by the coding sequence ATGAAAATAAAACTGATACTTTTTTCATCACTTTTCTCTGCAATAACTTTTGCTCAAAATCTAAGAGGAAAAGCAGAAGTAATGGTGATGGAATCTGAACGACCAAGTAATGTACGATTTGGGAACGTACAAGCGTACGACAGCAACAACAAGCTTATCAACTCGGTATTAACCGATGAAGAGGGAAATTATTCTATGGATTTTAAAGACACTGGAACCTATCATTTAAAAGTCATGTATGCGGGTTATGAAGTGGAGGAAGAGGTCATTAAAATCACTGAGGATCAAGTCAATGATTTTTCTCTTAACAAAGATGCTTCAAAAAAAGCTCGAGTTCTTGAAGAAAAAGAATATAAACTGGACACTCGCTATATGGGAGAGGTTGCTTATTTGAGCAATAACAATGCTCAAGTTCATAACATTACTAAAGGGAAAGGGTTAACTGCTGGTGAAATTAATGATTTTGCAAAGTGGCAATTGTGGAACGACTATTTAAAATCGGACTTATTAAAATACCAAAAGGTATGGAAATTGAATCCTCAAGCTAGGTTTACAGTTCAAGTTTTAAATACAGAAAAAAATCCTGTTGTAGGAGCTACAATAAAACTTTTTGACAAAGGAAATTCGGTGATATGGGAAGCCATTTCTGACAACACAGGAAAGGCTGAACTATGGGGAAAGCTCAATGATATTACAGTAGAAACTGGAAAAATCGAAGTTTCTTACTTAGGGTTGACTAAGGAAATAAAAAGACCTAAACTTTTTACTAAAGGGATTAATAAGATTAAACTTGATATTGACTGTGGCGCAACTTCCAATGAAGTGGAAATAGCTTTTCTAATTGATGCTACAGGAAGTATGGGGGATGAAATAAACTTTATTAAACGCGACTTAAATCAAGTCATGTATAAAGCTCAAAATTTATTTAAAGGGGTAAACATTAAATATGGGAGTGTTTTTTATAGAGATAAAACAGAAGATTATATGACCAAACATAAAGACTTTACCAATGTTTTATCTGAGGCTTTAGTTTTTATTGACGATCAATATGCTAAAGGAGGTGGAGATATGCCAGAGGCTCTAGATGAAGGATTAGCGGTTGCAATCGATCAACTCAGTTGGTCTGAAAATGCAAGAACGAAACTTTTATTTGTGATTTTAGATGCTCCTGCTCATTCGGATGAAAACACCATTCAGCGTTTAGAAAAATTAGCTAGAAAAGCGGCTAAAAAAGGGATTAAAATTGTTCCTATAACAGGTAGTGGAATTAACAAATCTGGAGAATATTTAATGCGTTCGTTAGCTTTATGCACTAATGGGACTTATCTTTTTTTAACGGATCACAGTGGTATAGGTGTAGCTCATATCAAACCAACTGTAGACGAATTTGATGTACAATTACTAACGGAGCGTTTAACGAACGTCATCAAAACGGCTGTTTACTATCCAGAATGTGATGAAATCACCCCACATTTACCTTTAAACTATCCTGATAGTGTTGTTAATTATACATTAGATCAGGGACAGGTATATGTTGACGCTGACACCTTAGGCCATTCTGATTCAACAAGAAGAGATTCATCTCGTGTTACACAGAGAGAAAATAGTATTGAAACAATTGAATGGAAGTTTTATCCGAATCCAACTCGAGACTATGTTACGGTTGAAACTTCAGAGGAAATTGAGTTTATTTATGTCACTGATCTAAGTGGTAAACTCCTCCAAAAAGTGGAATTTAATGGCGCTAGAAACACCAGAATATATTTAGGAGATTATCCTGTTGGAATTTATTTATTGAGATACCCTATTGGCAAACAATGGGTAACAGGAAAAGTTGTTCTAGCAAGATAG
- a CDS encoding Crp/Fnr family transcriptional regulator, whose product MLQKLKDNYGFLFEEPLIEEIAEIGFHQCMKRGEKLMEYGSYIKNMPLLLDGSIKIVREDEDGGELLLYFIEKGDTCAFSLTCCMGNKKSEIKAVVVEDAEIILIPVQKMEEWLCKYQTWKNFVFESYNMRLEEMLQTIDTLAFMKMDERLYKFLTDKVKLIGSTTIENTHQEIAYNLHTSRVVVSRLLKKLEKEGKIKLYRNKIEVLDF is encoded by the coding sequence ATACTACAGAAACTAAAGGATAATTACGGTTTTCTTTTTGAAGAACCCCTAATAGAAGAAATTGCAGAAATTGGCTTTCACCAATGTATGAAACGCGGTGAAAAATTAATGGAGTATGGGAGCTATATCAAGAATATGCCATTGCTGCTAGACGGTTCTATTAAGATTGTTAGAGAAGATGAAGATGGAGGGGAGCTGTTGCTTTATTTTATAGAAAAAGGTGATACATGTGCTTTTTCTCTTACTTGCTGTATGGGAAATAAAAAAAGCGAAATTAAAGCTGTTGTTGTTGAAGATGCCGAGATCATTTTAATTCCCGTTCAAAAAATGGAAGAATGGTTATGCAAATATCAAACATGGAAAAACTTTGTGTTTGAAAGCTATAACATGCGTTTAGAAGAAATGTTGCAAACAATAGATACGCTAGCATTTATGAAAATGGATGAGCGTTTGTATAAATTTCTAACGGATAAAGTCAAATTAATTGGATCAACCACCATCGAAAATACACACCAAGAAATCGCCTATAACTTACATACCTCAAGAGTAGTAGTGTCTCGTTTGTTGAAAAAACTAGAGAAGGAAGGGAAGATTAAATTATATCGAAATAAAATAGAAGTGCTTGATTTTTAG
- a CDS encoding T9SS type A sorting domain-containing protein: MRKILLPILAVFTFQISAQTNLNFETWSGNEPQGWYSSNSLTSSSGGAQTVFRETTNPIEGSSSLKLVTGACPDCPDFLPNQTFGLIDCSLPNPFGGTVELTSLQESGVPYTLRPLSIDFKYKSMPQNGDAAGFHMELTRYNPVAGESETVGEAYFETNSTVNNWTQINVPMVYYSNLTPDTMNIFIASSIGSIMDCSSSMFIPGMPSPYNDWGLPYPQTGSEFHVDEIVINLPSCASLSATTSGTNETSFGAADGTASVNVTGGTAPYTYLWNTLETTSSIANLAPGAYFVTVTDANQCQKTVSYVVAPAGCNINVAMSGNNSSTSSIHSGNGSVTASVSGGNGPYEFVWNNGTEEVQTAASSINNLPVGSYAVLVVEQNNPNCAVWGHYTVLGPGGATAIKQNASDLFTFYPNPAQDFLKVNIAEQGAVEYRIIDVFGKVHKNGQILNSEEYINVETLTIGTYLIEVNIKGEMISKIFIKQ; the protein is encoded by the coding sequence ATGAGAAAAATATTATTACCAATTTTAGCTGTATTTACTTTTCAAATATCAGCACAAACTAATTTAAATTTTGAGACGTGGTCTGGAAATGAACCGCAAGGATGGTACTCTTCAAATTCCTTAACATCTTCCAGTGGAGGAGCTCAAACTGTATTTAGAGAAACAACTAATCCTATTGAGGGGAGTTCATCCCTGAAGTTAGTAACTGGAGCTTGCCCAGACTGCCCAGACTTTTTACCTAACCAAACATTTGGATTGATAGATTGTTCGCTTCCTAACCCGTTTGGTGGTACCGTAGAACTTACTAGTCTTCAAGAATCTGGAGTTCCATATACGCTTAGACCTTTATCTATAGATTTTAAATATAAATCAATGCCACAAAATGGAGATGCTGCTGGTTTTCATATGGAGTTAACAAGGTATAACCCTGTTGCTGGTGAGTCTGAAACCGTCGGGGAAGCGTATTTTGAGACCAATTCAACAGTTAATAACTGGACACAAATTAATGTACCTATGGTATATTACTCTAATTTAACTCCAGATACGATGAATATTTTTATTGCTTCGAGTATAGGATCTATAATGGATTGCAGTTCAAGTATGTTTATACCAGGTATGCCATCGCCATACAATGATTGGGGACTACCTTATCCACAAACAGGAAGTGAGTTTCATGTCGATGAAATTGTAATTAACTTACCATCATGTGCTAGTTTATCAGCAACAACTTCAGGTACAAATGAAACCTCTTTTGGTGCAGCAGATGGAACGGCGTCTGTAAATGTAACAGGTGGAACAGCTCCATATACCTACCTATGGAATACTTTAGAGACTACATCTTCAATCGCCAACTTAGCTCCAGGAGCATATTTTGTAACAGTAACAGATGCTAATCAGTGCCAAAAAACAGTCAGCTATGTTGTTGCTCCAGCAGGATGTAATATCAATGTTGCAATGTCGGGAAATAATTCATCAACGAGTTCTATACATTCTGGAAATGGATCAGTTACAGCCTCTGTTTCAGGAGGAAATGGACCTTATGAATTTGTTTGGAATAATGGAACAGAAGAAGTTCAAACAGCAGCATCATCCATCAATAATTTACCTGTAGGAAGTTATGCTGTATTAGTTGTTGAACAAAATAATCCTAATTGTGCAGTATGGGGGCATTATACGGTTTTGGGACCTGGAGGCGCAACGGCTATAAAACAAAACGCTTCAGATTTGTTTACTTTTTACCCCAATCCAGCACAAGATTTTTTGAAAGTAAATATTGCAGAGCAAGGAGCAGTGGAGTATAGGATTATTGATGTTTTTGGGAAAGTACATAAAAATGGACAAATCCTAAATTCTGAAGAATATATTAATGTGGAAACATTAACAATTGGAACTTATTTAATTGAGGTAAATATAAAAGGTGAAATGATTTCAAAAATATTCATCAAACAATAA